The sequence below is a genomic window from Pleurocapsa sp. PCC 7327.
TTTCTGAGAATTTCAACAACTGCATCCAGGTTATTGAGGGCTACCAACAGACCTGCCAGCAGGTGCAGGCGTTTTTGGGATTGTTCCAACTCGTGGGAGTATTGCCGCGTCAGGGTTTGCTCGCGGAACTTCAAAAACTCCTCTAATAGCTCGCGCAAAGATAGCTGACGGGGTTGGTTATTCACCAAGGCAAGCATAATCGCCCCAAAGTTAGTTTGGAGGGCGGTGTGCTGGTAAAGTTCTGCGAGAACGGTATTGGGGTTGGTTTCCCGTTTCAGTTCGATGACAACGCGCATGCCAGAGCGATCGCTTTCGTCTCGCAGGTCGGAAATGCCTTCTAAACGCCCCTGATTGACCAATTCGGCAACTTTTTCGATCCAAGCCGACTTATTTACCTGATAGGGCAATTCGGTCACGACGATCGCTTTTCCTTCCCTGTATCTCCGTTTGCCGATGTAGACTGTTTCTACCTTGGCTACGCCTCGAATTGGGATAATTCCCCGTCCGGTGCGATACGCTTCAATAATTCCTGCCTTGTCTACAATTTCTCCCCCAGTTGGAAAGTCGGGACCGGGAATCATTTGCCAAAGTTTCTCATCGCTCAGCTGGGGATTGTCAATCAGCGCAATTAACCCATCGACAATTTCCCCTAGATTGTGGGGAGGAATATTCGTTGCCATCCCGACTGCGATCCCAGCACAGCCGTTGAGTAATAATAGAGGGAGTTGGGCGGGTAAAACGACTGGTTCTTGTTGAGAGTTATCAAAGTTGCTCGTAAAGTCAACGATCGCCTCGCTAATATCGCTCAACATTGCCTGGTGAGCGATAGGAGCCAATCGGGTTTCGGTGTAGCGCATGGCTGCTGGCGGATCGTCGTCCACCGAGCCAAAGTTCCCGTGACCTGCCAGTAGGGGATAGCGACTGGAAAAATCCTGCACCATTCGCACGAGAGCATCGTACACCGCTTGATCTCCGTGAGGGTGATATTTTCCTAGCACGTCCCCAACCACGCGAGCGCATTTCCGGTAAGGTCGATCTGGGGTTAGTCCGAGTTCGTACATGGCGTATAAAATCCGCCGATGCACGGGTTTTAACCCATCGCGCGCGTCGGGTAATGCTCGCCCCACAATCACGCTCATGGCATATTCGAGATATGACCGTTCCATTTCCACATGAAGAGCCGTGGGTATAATTTGACCAGTCGCTAATAGATTTAGCTGTTTTGCCATGAGTTTTTCTTTCCTGAGTTCAACAAACGCCAACCGAAGGGGGTAATAGCTCCCTTCTCCTACCATAACTCCCTTAAGTAAGCGCTATGACAACCGTTTTGATTGTAGAAGACGATCCCATAAATTTCCGCGTTTTTGCCAAAATCCTTACTAAGCGCGGCGGCTTAGAGGTTAAAGGAACCGAAGATGTAGAAGAAGTGATGAGAATCGCTCGCTCCAGAGAAGCAGACGTGATTTTGATGGATGTTTCTCTAGCTCATAGCGTTTATCAAGGTAAAGCGGTAGATGGGATCGCAATTACCCAGATGTTGAAATCCAATCCTCAAACTGCTTCTTTGCCCGTCATTCTAGTAACGGCTCACGCCATGGAAGGGGATCGAGAAAATTTTCTCAAACAAAGTGGCGCTGATGGATACATCTCTAAGCCCGTTGTGGATCATCAACAGTTTATCGCTCAGATTCTAGCAGTGGCAAATAAAAATCAAAATTAGGAGTTGGGTTAGTAGTTAGTAGTTAATTGTTAATTGTCTCCCCGTCTCCCAACTCCCCCACACTCCCGGTTCTTCCCACACTCCAGAAGCTCCCCCACTCCCCCATCTCTCTGCTATTACGGTGCTGGTGCTTGTTGTCCTTCGGTTTCTGCGGGTTGAGTTTGGATGTTGGCAAGGACGGCTTGCATTTTGGGGGTAGCTAAAAAGGTTTTAGTATCGGCAATTAGACGCTCTCCCCAAAGATTTTCTTTGAGAAACTCCAAATCGGCATAGCGACCGTCGAGTGATAGCGCTTCTTCTGCTAGCTTTAAGCCTTCCTCTTGTTTGCCTTGAGCGTAGAGAGCAACGGCAACTGCCAACTTGGGTTCGGCTTGTTTGTCGTCAATTGCGATCGCGGCTTGCCATCTTTGAATCGCCCCATCTACATTGCCCTGTTCGTATTCGATCAGTCCGATATTATTGAGGGCGGGCCAAAACGTTTTTTCTTGCGCGATCGCTTTTTCATAGGACTCAATCGCCTCGGATGACTTTCCTAATTTCAAATAAGCATTGCCCAGATCGAACAAGGCGGCGGGAACGTCCGGCTTTATCTTTAAGCCTTGCTCGATCTCGGTCGCGGCTGCTGCATAATCGCCTTTTTGGAAATAGGCATTGCCCAGCGTAAACTTAATTCCTGCTTCTTCTGGGGCGAGGGAAAGAGCTTTTTGGAGAACTTTAATCCCTTCGTCTAGCTCTTGCTGTTGAACGTACAAGCTTCCCAAAATAAACCAGGTTTCATAGCGTTCTGACGCTAGTTGAGTCGCTAGTTTGGCTCTGGGCAAAGCCAGCTCGTACTGTTGAAATCGTACTAATTGTATAGCCTCTTCCGCCAGCGCCAATCCTTGCTGTTCTAATTGCTCGGCGTTGAGTTCTGGCGTATAGGGCACCAAGGCTTGTCCCATCGCGGGCAAGGTAGCGCTCCACACGCCCGCACAAGCGAGAACAGAAATTAACCAATTCAGCTTAGGCACAATATTGTCTCGAAGAATTTTTCACTCGTTCTTACCCGATCCATCTTATCGAAAAGAGGAACAAACAAAGAGAAGACATTTATCAAGCCTCAGAATTGAGTTGCTCGTACAGATTAATAATTTGCTCGGTCACTTCTTCAATACTTAACTTATCCGTGTCGATCTTAATGGCATCGATCGCCTGTTGTAGGGGAGCAATTTGCCGATGGCTGTCGAAGTAATCTCGCGCCTGGATATCTTGCTCTAATTGCTCTAGACTGATTTCTTCTCGCCCTTGTTCCTTAAAATCTTGCCAGCGTCGCTTGGCTCTCTCTTCTACTGAAGCCGTGAGAAAAATTTTCAATTCGGCATCTGGGAAAACGGCAGTCCCAATGTCCCTACCTTCAGCAACGATTCCGCCTGTTTTGCCATAGCGTTGCTGCTGTTGGACTAATGCCTGGCGAACTGAAGCCTTGGCAGCAATTTGGGATACGATCGCCGTAACTTCTGGAGTCCGAATGGTTTCGGTTACGTCTTCTCCATTAATTTTGACGCGAGTTGGATTGGGCGGCTCGGCAGGAATTAGTTCTAGGTTCGCTTGAGTCACTAATTCTGCGATCGCGCCTTCGTCGTCTAGAGAAATTCCCGATCGCATGACTAACCAAGCAACTGCCCGATACATGGCTCCCGTATCGAGATGCAGCAAATTCAAGGCTTGGGCAACGCGACGAGTGACGGTAGATTTTCCAGCCCCAGCCGGTCCGTCGATAGCGATAATGGGTCGGCGGTGTCGCAAAATGACATTATCGATTAAGCGCGTCGAACCAACATATGCTGCGATCGCAAGTAATCCGGCTTCCTCTATCTTCTCCAAACGAGTTAGGGTTTGCGGATGCACCAACTCGA
It includes:
- a CDS encoding response regulator, with amino-acid sequence MTTVLIVEDDPINFRVFAKILTKRGGLEVKGTEDVEEVMRIARSREADVILMDVSLAHSVYQGKAVDGIAITQMLKSNPQTASLPVILVTAHAMEGDRENFLKQSGADGYISKPVVDHQQFIAQILAVANKNQN
- a CDS encoding tetratricopeptide repeat protein, whose translation is MPKLNWLISVLACAGVWSATLPAMGQALVPYTPELNAEQLEQQGLALAEEAIQLVRFQQYELALPRAKLATQLASERYETWFILGSLYVQQQELDEGIKVLQKALSLAPEEAGIKFTLGNAYFQKGDYAAAATEIEQGLKIKPDVPAALFDLGNAYLKLGKSSEAIESYEKAIAQEKTFWPALNNIGLIEYEQGNVDGAIQRWQAAIAIDDKQAEPKLAVAVALYAQGKQEEGLKLAEEALSLDGRYADLEFLKENLWGERLIADTKTFLATPKMQAVLANIQTQPAETEGQQAPAP
- a CDS encoding bifunctional pantoate--beta-alanine ligase/(d)CMP kinase, which translates into the protein MHLYKTVAGLRSALASRRDRRAIGLVPTMGALHLGHASLIQRAVAENDIVVVSIFVNPLQFGSSEDLQKYPRQLEKDCRVCEQYGVDIVFAPTVEEMGTPPSQESPSSTVTAVVPPPEMTSVLCGQFRPGHFQGVATIVTKLFNIIAPNNAYFGEKDAQQLAILRRVVKDLNIPVEVKACPTVREASGLALSSRNQYLSETEREQSKAIYRSLQAARKAFCTGEREAFKLIDIVKQELALTPEVKVQYVELVHPQTLTRLEKIEEAGLLAIAAYVGSTRLIDNVILRHRRPIIAIDGPAGAGKSTVTRRVAQALNLLHLDTGAMYRAVAWLVMRSGISLDDEGAIAELVTQANLELIPAEPPNPTRVKINGEDVTETIRTPEVTAIVSQIAAKASVRQALVQQQQRYGKTGGIVAEGRDIGTAVFPDAELKIFLTASVEERAKRRWQDFKEQGREEISLEQLEQDIQARDYFDSHRQIAPLQQAIDAIKIDTDKLSIEEVTEQIINLYEQLNSEA